Proteins encoded by one window of Halococcus agarilyticus:
- the thrS gene encoding threonine--tRNA ligase gives MSDVVVTLPDGSELPMEPGSTVEDVAYEIGPGLGNDTIAGVVDGDLVAAAEPITEDSRLEIVTEDSAEYLDVLRHSAAHVFAQALGRLHPEAKLTIGPWTDEGFYYDIANVDLDSEDLAAIAEEAQTIIDADLPIERIEYPRDEAFEIYADNRFKRDILEAEAAGEDPVSFYEQGDFFDLCQGPHIDSTGEIGGFALLETSAAYWRGEEDNESLTRVYGTAFPSEDDLEAFLDRREEAKERDHRKIGQEMDLFSVPDHSPGSVHYHPNGMTIRRELEEYIREMNDELGYEEVWTPELNKTEIWKPTGHYDNFTAEGEMFAWEQDDFEYGLKPMNCANHAHLYDRERWSYRDLPMRYSEFGTVYRNEQSGELSGMLRVRGMTQDDGHAFVRPDQLEDEITQTLRVIEEIYSQFDLEVLYKLETQGDNAIGSDEIWDQATDALVDALEAEGLDYEIEDGEAAFYGPKIGLDARDALDREWTIGTVQVDFNIPERLDLAYVGEDNEEHRPVTIHRALLGSFERFMGVLIEHYKGNFPLWLAPEQVRVLPVSDDNLEYAESVAAELDGFRTEVETRSWTVGRKIRAGHDDRVPYMLIVGDTEAEAGTVSVRDREERERDGVELDEFRAALEAERDEKLTAPAFLD, from the coding sequence ATGAGCGATGTCGTCGTGACGCTGCCGGACGGTTCCGAACTCCCGATGGAGCCCGGTTCGACGGTCGAGGACGTGGCCTACGAGATCGGCCCGGGGCTCGGGAACGACACGATCGCCGGGGTCGTGGACGGCGATCTCGTCGCCGCCGCCGAACCGATCACCGAGGACAGTCGATTGGAGATCGTCACCGAGGACTCGGCGGAGTATCTCGACGTGCTCCGGCACTCAGCGGCTCACGTCTTCGCCCAGGCACTCGGACGGCTCCATCCGGAGGCGAAGCTCACCATCGGGCCGTGGACCGACGAGGGATTCTACTACGATATCGCGAACGTCGATCTCGACAGCGAGGACCTGGCGGCGATCGCCGAGGAGGCCCAGACCATCATCGACGCGGACCTCCCGATCGAACGGATCGAATATCCCAGGGATGAAGCCTTCGAGATCTACGCCGACAATCGGTTCAAGCGCGACATCCTCGAAGCGGAGGCGGCGGGCGAGGACCCCGTGAGTTTCTACGAACAGGGTGACTTCTTCGATCTCTGTCAGGGACCACACATCGACTCGACCGGCGAGATCGGCGGGTTCGCGCTGCTCGAAACCTCCGCGGCGTACTGGCGCGGCGAGGAGGACAACGAATCGCTCACGCGGGTCTACGGGACGGCCTTCCCGAGCGAGGACGACTTGGAGGCGTTCCTCGACCGGCGAGAGGAGGCAAAGGAACGCGACCACCGCAAGATCGGTCAGGAGATGGATCTCTTCAGCGTGCCCGACCACTCGCCAGGCAGCGTCCACTACCATCCTAACGGAATGACGATCCGCCGCGAGCTGGAGGAGTACATCAGAGAGATGAACGACGAACTCGGGTATGAGGAGGTCTGGACGCCCGAGCTCAACAAGACTGAGATCTGGAAACCGACGGGGCACTACGACAACTTCACGGCCGAGGGCGAGATGTTCGCGTGGGAGCAGGACGACTTCGAGTACGGCCTGAAACCGATGAACTGCGCGAACCACGCCCATCTCTACGACCGCGAGCGGTGGTCGTACCGTGACCTCCCGATGCGGTACTCGGAGTTCGGTACCGTCTATCGCAACGAGCAGTCGGGCGAACTCTCGGGGATGCTCCGGGTCAGGGGTATGACCCAGGACGACGGCCACGCGTTCGTTCGTCCCGACCAACTCGAAGACGAGATCACCCAGACCCTCCGGGTGATCGAGGAGATCTACAGCCAGTTCGACCTCGAAGTGCTCTACAAACTCGAAACCCAGGGTGACAACGCCATCGGGAGTGACGAGATCTGGGACCAGGCCACCGACGCACTGGTGGATGCACTCGAAGCCGAAGGTCTCGACTACGAAATCGAGGACGGTGAGGCGGCCTTCTACGGACCGAAGATCGGTCTCGACGCCCGAGACGCACTCGATCGCGAGTGGACGATCGGAACGGTACAGGTAGACTTCAACATCCCCGAGCGCCTTGATCTGGCCTACGTCGGCGAGGACAACGAGGAGCACCGCCCGGTGACGATCCACCGCGCGCTGTTGGGGAGCTTCGAGCGGTTCATGGGTGTTTTGATCGAACACTACAAGGGTAACTTCCCGCTCTGGCTCGCGCCCGAACAGGTCCGCGTGCTGCCGGTGAGCGACGACAACCTCGAGTACGCCGAGTCGGTCGCCGCAGAACTCGACGGGTTCCGGACCGAGGTCGAAACCCGCTCGTGGACGGTCGGGCGGAAGATCCGGGCGGGCCACGACGACCGGGTGCCGTACATGCTGATCGTCGGCGACACCGAGGCGGAGGCGGGCACCGTCTCGGTGCGTGATCGCGAGGAACGTGAGCGTGACGGCGTCGAACTCGACGAGTTCCGGGCGGCGCTCGAAGCCGAGCGCGACGAGAAGCTGACCGCGCCGGCGTTTCTCGACTGA
- a CDS encoding 2Fe-2S iron-sulfur cluster-binding protein, whose translation MVEVIGLSIGLLAVLVMVALHFSPGTERIIPDDISQDVLEHRAESVPETDFPEPMNRSIGGGAAPAGAVGGGGEAEGELAEGEAEAEEPSPAEIPDDEAESFEVEYVKEGETIEVKENETLLDAGEDEGWDLPYACRQGQCVSCGGQVTDGPSEDYLVHDGQEMLDENELGDGYTLTCVAYPTADLSLETSETP comes from the coding sequence ATGGTCGAGGTGATCGGTCTCTCCATTGGGCTTTTGGCTGTGCTCGTCATGGTCGCACTACATTTCTCGCCAGGCACCGAACGGATCATCCCGGACGACATCTCCCAGGACGTGCTCGAACACCGTGCCGAGAGCGTCCCAGAGACCGACTTCCCCGAGCCGATGAACCGATCGATCGGCGGCGGGGCCGCCCCGGCCGGCGCGGTCGGCGGTGGCGGCGAGGCGGAGGGCGAGCTCGCGGAGGGTGAAGCCGAAGCGGAGGAGCCGAGTCCGGCCGAGATTCCCGACGACGAGGCCGAGAGCTTCGAGGTCGAGTACGTGAAGGAGGGCGAGACGATCGAGGTCAAGGAGAACGAGACCCTCCTCGACGCCGGCGAGGACGAGGGCTGGGACCTGCCCTACGCCTGCCGACAGGGCCAGTGTGTCTCGTGTGGCGGCCAGGTCACGGACGGTCCCTCCGAGGACTATCTGGTCCACGACGGTCAGGAGATGCTCGACGAGAACGAACTCGGCGACGGCTACACGCTGACCTGCGTCGCGTACCCCACTGCCGACCTCTCGCTCGAAACCAGCGAGACACCCTGA
- a CDS encoding DUF5802 family protein: MFERFSRGYYLGRLSIEPHPRDGSRALIQRATHERLNAALYAEGEGIERTDLPLVMKVSTSHLAVGGDDGVPEDTLWLPESVLAELRIDAPPTLQEVLLATADRAAQLLRLSGTAV; this comes from the coding sequence ATGTTCGAACGGTTCTCGCGCGGCTACTACCTTGGTCGGCTCTCCATCGAACCCCACCCACGCGACGGGTCGCGCGCGCTCATCCAGCGGGCGACTCACGAGCGGCTCAACGCGGCGCTGTACGCCGAGGGCGAAGGGATCGAGCGCACCGATCTCCCGCTCGTGATGAAGGTCTCGACCAGCCACCTCGCGGTCGGTGGGGACGATGGCGTGCCCGAGGACACGCTGTGGCTGCCGGAGTCGGTGCTCGCGGAGCTCCGGATCGACGCGCCCCCCACCCTTCAGGAGGTGTTGCTCGCCACGGCGGACCGCGCCGCCCAGCTGCTCCGCCTGTCGGGAACGGCAGTCTGA
- a CDS encoding ArsR/SmtB family transcription factor, producing the protein MDSAALLDLLGNENRRRILRLLARRPCYVTEISESLGVSPKAVIGHLRKLEDAGLVESLVDDGRRKYFRISRNLRLEVNVSPYGFGAKSAYPASSSLDLTTCRYVSIDVSASDTSELAELADDLQRLEQLEDELSLAQRWVQGRLTSLRDALTDRIEDGLAADGRGAFADHGDARFCAEVLGAIESGAETADGIAEHLGVPLPVVEDALDLLSTHDLVRQTDGHWTIE; encoded by the coding sequence ATGGACTCAGCGGCGCTGCTCGATCTCCTCGGCAACGAAAACCGCCGGCGCATCCTCCGGCTGCTCGCCCGGCGACCGTGCTACGTCACCGAGATCAGCGAGTCGCTCGGCGTGAGTCCGAAGGCGGTGATCGGCCACCTCCGGAAGCTCGAGGACGCGGGGCTCGTCGAGAGCCTCGTCGACGACGGTCGTCGGAAGTACTTCCGGATCTCGCGGAACCTCCGACTCGAAGTCAACGTCTCGCCCTACGGTTTCGGCGCGAAGAGCGCCTACCCGGCGAGTTCGAGCCTCGATCTCACGACCTGTCGGTACGTCTCGATCGACGTCTCGGCGAGCGACACCAGCGAGCTCGCCGAGCTCGCCGACGATCTCCAGCGGCTCGAACAGTTGGAGGACGAGCTCTCGCTGGCCCAGCGGTGGGTCCAGGGTCGGCTCACGTCGCTGCGCGACGCGCTCACCGACCGGATCGAGGACGGACTCGCCGCCGACGGGCGCGGGGCGTTCGCGGACCACGGCGACGCGCGCTTCTGTGCGGAGGTCCTCGGGGCGATCGAATCGGGGGCCGAGACGGCCGACGGGATCGCCGAACACCTCGGCGTGCCGCTCCCGGTGGTCGAGGACGCGCTCGATCTGCTTTCGACCCACGATCTCGTTCGCCAGACGGATGGCCACTGGACCATCGAATGA